A single region of the Anaerococcus urinomassiliensis genome encodes:
- a CDS encoding plasmid mobilization protein, translating into MDNRKRNNQLKIYLTDEEKEVFEKKMKLANCKTMSHFLRKCVLEKEIYVVDLEPFRNLQWLLSNATNNINQIAKTTNTTGVIYKNEIESMNKQIEKLSKEIWQIHSLLLNKSKESSGDQYGNYKDTSY; encoded by the coding sequence ATGGATAATAGAAAAAGAAATAATCAACTAAAAATATATTTAACAGATGAAGAAAAAGAAGTTTTTGAAAAGAAAATGAAACTTGCTAATTGCAAAACTATGTCCCACTTTCTTAGAAAATGTGTATTAGAAAAAGAGATCTACGTTGTAGATTTAGAACCATTTAGAAACCTACAATGGCTACTTTCGAATGCAACAAATAATATAAACCAGATTGCAAAAACTACTAATACAACTGGTGTTATTTACAAAAATGAAATTGAATCAATGAATAAACAGATAGAAAAATTATCAAAAGAAATATGGCAGATCCATTCCCTACTTCTTAATAAATCAAAAGAAAGTTCTGGTGATCAGTATGGCAATTACAAAGATACATCATATTAG
- a CDS encoding MptD family putative ECF transporter S component, with protein sequence MKTQKKSSKNAVTAGVLIALYFVTYAVIGVISMPVPVLFLLMPMLVALLAAPTYHMLLAKTKSATAIVIAAILPSILLVATGHIPIAPLVAVPAGIIAMFIAKGGNYTDFKKNTISHMFFSLNLFGGFLPIWVMREAFFESVIKGGLDQSFCNTVRAWTPIWMLPVMIIGTFIFSLIGSYFTKKILNKKLESAGVL encoded by the coding sequence ATGAAAACACAAAAGAAATCATCAAAAAATGCAGTTACAGCTGGTGTTTTAATTGCACTTTACTTTGTAACATATGCAGTTATTGGGGTAATATCTATGCCTGTCCCTGTTTTGTTTTTACTAATGCCTATGCTTGTAGCACTACTTGCTGCACCAACCTATCATATGCTTCTTGCAAAAACAAAGTCAGCCACTGCTATTGTAATCGCAGCTATATTACCAAGTATTTTATTAGTTGCAACTGGACATATTCCAATTGCACCATTAGTGGCAGTGCCTGCCGGAATAATTGCTATGTTCATAGCAAAAGGTGGGAATTATACAGACTTTAAGAAAAATACAATTAGTCATATGTTTTTTTCTCTAAACTTATTTGGAGGATTTTTACCAATTTGGGTTATGAGAGAAGCATTTTTTGAAAGTGTAATAAAAGGTGGCTTAGATCAAAGCTTTTGTAACACAGTAAGGGCATGGACACCGATATGGATGTTACCAGTTATGATTATAGGAACATTTATATTCTCTTTGATTGGTTCTTATTTTACAAAAAAAATATTAAATAAAAAGTTGGAATCCGCAGGAGTTTTATAA
- a CDS encoding ABC-three component system middle component 6, whose product MLLPDNIHPELSIYYNGYVILTELEKKTEQMILELYYNVKKSSNMSFSVFVLSLDWLYLIQLAQISEKGVVRKCL is encoded by the coding sequence ATGTTATTACCAGATAATATTCATCCTGAACTTAGTATTTATTATAATGGTTATGTTATTTTAACAGAGCTTGAGAAGAAAACAGAACAAATGATTTTAGAATTATACTATAATGTAAAAAAGTCAAGTAACATGTCATTTTCCGTGTTCGTATTGAGTCTTGACTGGTTATATTTAATACAATTAGCTCAAATAAGTGAGAAGGGGGTAGTAAGAAAATGTTTATAG
- a CDS encoding recombinase family protein: MKKKKAYVYTRVSTSIQIDGYSLDAQEERIKQYAKAYGIEIIKTYKDAGKSGTSISGRNEFIAMLNDIEAEKDKVDYVMVFKLSRFGRNAADVLQSLQVMENHNVNLICVDDSLDSSKDSGKLVITILSAVAEMERENILSQTMEGRKQKAREGKWNGGFAPIGYSLDNGELVVNEEEAKAVRMIFDLYANSDMGANGVSKYLVSLGINKPIRQNGKNPYFSASLVRQILDNPVYNGKIAYGRRKTIKDKTTGKIKLEKSDHYIIAQGNHEPLIDDELWNEVQEKRKSQAKKYEKVNRGKDERVHILSNLIKCPYCGAGLYGNKSRKRNKNKEGEHYKDYYYYGCKHRQMMNGHTCTFNKQIRAELIEKEVETIITQIVSNPTFAKKIEEKINIKIDTKEIDEVINKHLAKIRQLTGTKASLINQIDSLNFEEKHYDRKYTDLNLRLDAIYDQLEYAEMQLNDSRKRKEAILEEKITSDNIYKILVNFNSLYTVLSDIDKKRLLNELIEEIQIYDEKPKNGTWIKSVVFKLPLIDHDLDYSLDKIDNVETIALIQKM; encoded by the coding sequence ATGAAGAAGAAAAAGGCGTATGTATATACTAGGGTGTCAACATCTATCCAAATTGATGGTTACTCACTTGATGCTCAGGAAGAAAGAATAAAACAGTATGCAAAAGCTTATGGTATAGAAATAATAAAAACCTATAAAGATGCTGGAAAATCAGGAACATCTATTTCAGGTAGAAATGAATTCATAGCTATGCTTAATGATATAGAAGCTGAAAAAGATAAAGTTGATTATGTAATGGTTTTTAAATTATCTAGATTTGGAAGAAATGCAGCGGATGTATTGCAGTCATTGCAAGTCATGGAAAATCATAATGTAAATCTGATTTGTGTTGATGATAGTTTAGATAGTTCTAAAGATTCTGGAAAGCTTGTTATAACAATTCTTTCAGCAGTAGCAGAAATGGAACGTGAAAATATACTTTCTCAAACTATGGAAGGTCGAAAACAAAAGGCTAGAGAAGGTAAATGGAATGGTGGTTTTGCTCCAATTGGCTATTCCTTAGATAATGGAGAATTAGTTGTTAATGAAGAAGAAGCTAAAGCAGTAAGGATGATTTTTGATTTATATGCTAATTCAGATATGGGAGCCAATGGAGTATCTAAGTATTTAGTTTCTTTAGGTATTAATAAACCTATAAGACAAAATGGCAAGAATCCATATTTTTCAGCTAGTTTAGTAAGACAAATATTGGACAATCCTGTATATAATGGGAAAATTGCATATGGAAGAAGAAAAACGATTAAAGATAAAACTACTGGTAAAATTAAATTAGAAAAATCTGATCATTATATTATAGCTCAAGGAAATCATGAACCTTTAATTGACGATGAGTTGTGGAATGAAGTACAGGAAAAAAGAAAATCTCAAGCTAAAAAGTATGAAAAGGTAAATAGAGGAAAAGATGAAAGAGTTCATATCTTATCAAATCTAATAAAATGCCCATATTGTGGTGCTGGTTTATATGGAAATAAAAGCCGAAAACGTAATAAAAACAAAGAAGGAGAGCATTATAAAGATTATTACTATTACGGTTGCAAACATCGACAAATGATGAATGGACATACATGTACTTTTAATAAACAAATTAGGGCTGAATTAATTGAAAAAGAAGTTGAAACAATAATTACTCAAATAGTTAGCAATCCTACTTTTGCCAAAAAAATTGAAGAAAAAATCAATATTAAAATAGATACTAAAGAGATTGACGAAGTTATTAATAAGCACTTAGCGAAGATTAGGCAATTAACAGGTACAAAAGCATCACTAATTAATCAAATAGACTCTTTAAATTTTGAAGAAAAACATTATGATAGAAAATATACTGATTTAAATCTCAGACTTGATGCAATATATGATCAGTTAGAATATGCAGAAATGCAGTTAAATGATAGCAGAAAAAGGAAAGAGGCGATCCTTGAAGAAAAAATAACATCAGATAATATTTATAAAATCCTTGTTAATTTTAATAGCCTTTATACAGTCCTTTCAGATATCGACAAGAAGAGATTACTTAATGAATTGATAGAAGAAATTCAAATCTATGACGAAAAACCTAAAAATGGAACTTGGATAAAATCGGTTGTTTTCAAGCTTCCGCTTATAGATCATGACCTTGATTATAGTTTGGACAAAATAGATAATGTCGAGACTATAGCGTTGATACAAAAGATGTAA
- a CDS encoding ABC transporter ATP-binding protein codes for MKKKKSIKDIISYSEIKKGQLVGGILFVSLGMLLSICPILVIYKVIKSLFLYGKLEQSTIQFCIYGLAAVVLSYCLTYIGGILCHKFSYVLIANLKKKILFHIGNLPLGFFTGDNKSKIRQVLGSDMNQIEGYFSHQLPNLISTLALILAMIIVMLKINLILGLTTLLIIFVGLGIQIAIMAKIIKSGGLEKNFAILDQINSATTEYVKGMPEVKIFGTGAKSFKTFSKSVGEYRDFTSSITSMIRPGFVSFRMFILSVATFIVPVGILLMSRNNNLDFATVFIFYLILAPAISVPALKLRDFAEGMNLLNEVVLRIYEIIDQKELAIENSEEEIKGHNLVFENVSFSYGDEEVLKNISFCAKQGEVTALVGYSGAGKSTIGTLIPRFYDPSEGSIKIGGVNIKNIPINVLMDKIAFVFQDSDLITDTVFNNVAMAKTGSTKEDVIKACKKARCHDFIVKLPDGYDTVLGKGTYLSGGEKQRIAVARAILKNAPILVLDEATSFADSENEYLMQEALSELVKDKTVIMIAHRLNTIEHANQILVISDGKIAERGKHEDLIVADGIYKRLFDIYKKTNIWQMDIEGSENE; via the coding sequence ATGAAAAAGAAGAAATCAATCAAAGATATTATTTCCTACAGTGAAATAAAAAAAGGACAACTTGTAGGAGGAATATTATTTGTTAGTCTTGGGATGCTATTAAGTATTTGTCCAATTTTGGTGATATACAAAGTCATAAAATCTCTATTTTTATATGGAAAATTAGAACAAAGTACAATACAGTTCTGCATCTATGGACTTGCAGCAGTGGTACTGTCATATTGCTTAACTTACATTGGCGGTATTTTATGCCATAAGTTTTCATATGTTTTAATAGCTAACTTAAAAAAGAAGATATTATTTCATATTGGAAATCTTCCTTTAGGGTTTTTTACCGGAGACAACAAGTCAAAAATAAGGCAAGTATTAGGATCGGACATGAATCAAATTGAGGGATATTTTTCTCATCAATTACCAAATTTAATTTCAACTTTAGCACTAATTTTAGCAATGATAATTGTTATGTTGAAGATAAATTTAATATTAGGTCTTACGACTTTGTTAATTATATTTGTTGGTTTAGGAATTCAGATTGCAATCATGGCAAAGATTATAAAGTCGGGTGGACTTGAGAAGAACTTTGCGATTTTGGATCAAATTAATTCAGCAACTACTGAATACGTTAAAGGTATGCCGGAAGTGAAAATATTTGGAACAGGAGCAAAATCATTTAAAACTTTTTCAAAGTCAGTAGGAGAATATAGAGACTTTACAAGTTCGATTACATCAATGATAAGACCGGGATTTGTTTCATTTAGAATGTTTATTTTATCTGTTGCTACATTCATAGTTCCAGTAGGAATACTTTTAATGTCACGAAATAATAACTTGGATTTTGCTACAGTTTTTATTTTCTATTTGATTCTTGCACCTGCCATTAGCGTACCTGCATTAAAACTTAGAGATTTTGCAGAAGGAATGAATTTACTAAATGAAGTTGTTTTGAGAATCTACGAAATTATAGATCAAAAAGAATTGGCAATTGAAAATAGCGAGGAAGAGATAAAAGGTCATAATCTTGTATTCGAGAATGTAAGCTTTTCTTATGGAGATGAAGAGGTTTTAAAGAATATAAGCTTCTGTGCTAAACAAGGAGAAGTTACAGCATTAGTTGGCTATTCAGGAGCAGGTAAATCTACCATTGGAACGCTAATACCGAGATTTTACGATCCTTCAGAAGGCTCTATTAAAATTGGTGGGGTTAATATAAAAAATATTCCTATAAACGTCTTAATGGACAAGATAGCATTCGTTTTTCAAGACAGCGATCTTATTACAGATACAGTATTCAATAATGTTGCTATGGCAAAGACAGGTTCTACAAAAGAAGATGTTATAAAAGCCTGCAAAAAAGCAAGATGTCATGATTTTATTGTAAAACTTCCTGATGGGTATGACACTGTTTTGGGTAAAGGGACTTATTTATCTGGAGGAGAGAAACAACGTATTGCTGTAGCAAGAGCGATTTTAAAGAATGCACCAATATTAGTATTAGACGAGGCAACAAGTTTTGCAGACTCTGAAAATGAATATCTTATGCAGGAAGCTTTATCTGAATTGGTTAAGGATAAGACGGTTATCATGATTGCTCATAGGTTAAATACCATAGAGCATGCAAATCAAATTTTAGTAATATCTGATGGAAAAATTGCAGAAAGAGGTAAGCATGAAGATTTAATCGTTGCAGATGGAATATATAAGCGACTCTTTGATATTTATAAGAAGACAAATATTTGGCAAATGGACATAGAAGGGAGTGAGAATGAATGA
- a CDS encoding helix-turn-helix domain-containing protein, producing MGLSQEAFAEKSGLHRTYISALECTKRSIALDNVQKIADALEIEPYLLFKE from the coding sequence ATGGGTTTATCGCAAGAAGCTTTTGCTGAAAAATCCGGATTGCATAGAACATATATAAGTGCATTAGAGTGTACAAAAAGAAGCATTGCGTTGGATAATGTACAAAAAATAGCAGATGCTTTAGAGATAGAACCATATTTATTATTTAAGGAATAA
- a CDS encoding DUF2326 domain-containing protein gives MFIEKLKISTKYETIREMKFHTGMNLIIDDTPLTDDLKSTGNNVGKTTVLKLIYFCLGGEGKDIYTDEENKNKVYEEVKSFLINQEVLITLTLVNGFNMQEKKRLVIERNFLSGKNAIRKINGKSILKKDFENELLAKIFPEHKNEKPSFKQIISHNIRYKDNSINKTLKTLNSFTTDVEYETLYLYLLGCGFDSGAKKQALTNKIKQENAYKERLEKKQKKNSYEVALAIIEDEIVELNNKKSLLNINENFEEDLNKLNETKYKINRLSSLITKLEIRRDMIIEAKNEMEKDVSTIDLDQLRLLYSESKEYIPNLHKTFEDLVVYHNKMIVEKISFITKELPVLNDRIKNEKRTLKELLSDEKKLSIKISKSDSFNDLENIISEINEKYRLKGEYENTISQINEVDSILETTENELKNIDQYLYSSDFQEKLKKQITKFNRYFSSVSYELYGEKYALTYEIINNKKTNKPVYKFSTFNSNMSSGKKQGEILCFDLAYIMFADEEGISSLHFLLNDKKELMHDNQLLKVSDFVIKKDIQLVISILKDKLPEDLLSKANIIVELSQTDKLFKIEQ, from the coding sequence ATGTTTATAGAAAAACTGAAAATTTCTACTAAATATGAAACAATTCGAGAGATGAAATTTCATACAGGTATGAATTTAATAATTGATGACACCCCTTTAACAGATGACTTAAAATCAACAGGGAATAATGTAGGTAAAACGACAGTTTTAAAATTAATTTATTTTTGCCTGGGAGGAGAAGGTAAGGATATTTACACAGATGAAGAAAATAAAAATAAAGTATATGAAGAGGTCAAAAGTTTTTTAATAAATCAGGAAGTGTTAATAACATTAACCCTTGTAAATGGATTTAACATGCAAGAAAAAAAACGATTAGTTATTGAGCGTAATTTTCTATCAGGGAAAAATGCTATAAGGAAAATAAATGGTAAATCGATATTGAAAAAAGATTTTGAAAATGAACTATTAGCAAAAATATTTCCAGAACATAAAAATGAAAAACCTTCTTTTAAGCAAATAATATCTCATAATATTAGATATAAGGACAATAGTATTAATAAGACATTAAAAACATTAAATTCTTTTACTACTGATGTTGAATATGAAACTCTATACCTATATCTTTTAGGATGTGGATTTGATAGTGGAGCCAAAAAACAAGCGCTTACTAATAAGATAAAGCAGGAAAATGCATATAAAGAGAGGCTTGAAAAAAAACAAAAGAAAAATTCATATGAGGTTGCATTAGCTATAATTGAAGATGAAATAGTTGAGTTAAATAACAAAAAATCTTTATTAAATATAAATGAAAATTTTGAAGAGGATTTAAATAAATTAAATGAAACAAAATATAAAATAAATAGGTTAAGTTCACTTATTACTAAACTAGAAATAAGAAGGGACATGATCATTGAAGCCAAAAACGAGATGGAAAAAGATGTGTCTACAATTGATTTAGATCAATTAAGATTGCTGTATAGTGAATCAAAAGAATATATCCCTAATTTGCATAAAACATTTGAAGATTTAGTTGTATATCACAATAAAATGATAGTAGAGAAGATTTCATTTATAACAAAAGAATTACCTGTTTTAAATGATAGAATTAAAAATGAGAAGAGAACTTTAAAAGAATTGTTAAGTGATGAAAAAAAATTATCTATAAAAATTTCCAAGAGTGATTCATTTAATGATTTAGAAAATATTATTTCTGAAATAAATGAAAAATATAGATTAAAAGGCGAGTATGAAAATACAATTTCACAAATAAACGAGGTAGATTCAATTCTCGAAACAACAGAGAATGAACTTAAAAACATTGATCAATATTTATATTCTTCTGATTTTCAAGAAAAACTTAAGAAGCAAATAACGAAATTTAATAGATATTTTTCTTCGGTATCATATGAGTTATATGGAGAAAAATATGCGCTGACATATGAGATTATTAATAATAAAAAGACAAATAAGCCAGTATATAAATTTAGTACATTTAACTCAAATATGAGTTCAGGCAAAAAACAAGGAGAAATTCTATGTTTTGATTTGGCATATATAATGTTTGCAGATGAAGAAGGAATATCCTCTTTGCATTTTTTATTAAATGATAAAAAAGAATTGATGCATGATAATCAATTGTTGAAAGTTTCGGATTTTGTTATTAAAAAAGACATTCAATTGGTAATTTCAATATTGAAAGATAAGTTGCCTGAAGATCTATTGAGTAAAGCGAATATTATTGTGGAATTATCACAAACTGATAAATTATTTAAAATTGAACAATAG
- a CDS encoding TetR/AcrR family transcriptional regulator produces MAKRNVKDPEERKQELINIASRLFEKYGYEKVSVRDILAEVNGAPGMFYYYFKSKEDIFLACMETYFDEKLKNKLGILQNKEIDYEERIKILRELIVKDIGQFTTRYNFSKENSITDNSYRLWELIHYIGKFIDVYSEFIMEGIENKKIENNMGINRENVRSFAAFILYGAVGTIYNDYIIKGENKTNSSEAFGIISELFQRPH; encoded by the coding sequence TTGGCAAAGAGAAATGTAAAAGATCCAGAAGAAAGAAAACAGGAACTTATAAACATAGCATCCAGACTTTTTGAAAAGTATGGGTATGAGAAAGTTTCTGTTAGAGATATTCTCGCAGAAGTTAATGGAGCGCCGGGAATGTTTTATTATTATTTCAAATCAAAAGAAGATATTTTCTTGGCGTGTATGGAAACTTACTTTGATGAAAAATTAAAAAATAAGTTAGGTATCCTTCAAAACAAGGAAATAGATTACGAGGAAAGAATAAAAATTCTAAGAGAACTTATAGTAAAAGATATCGGTCAGTTCACGACTAGATATAATTTTTCAAAAGAGAATTCAATTACAGATAACTCGTACAGGCTATGGGAATTGATTCATTACATTGGGAAATTTATAGATGTCTATTCAGAGTTTATAATGGAAGGAATTGAAAATAAAAAAATAGAAAATAATATGGGAATAAACAGAGAAAATGTGAGAAGTTTCGCAGCTTTTATTTTATACGGAGCTGTTGGAACAATATATAATGACTATATTATTAAGGGAGAAAACAAAACAAATTCAAGTGAAGCCTTTGGAATAATAAGCGAACTATTTCAAAGACCTCATTAG
- a CDS encoding ABC transporter ATP-binding protein, producing the protein MIRNITLGKMNNIRKSIILNVLASISNLIPFIALAKIVETLFLNRGSDSIDTSLLWKYFGIMAVFFLITFLLENLATKYTYELGYKTSADGRIELADHIRKLPIGYISGKSSAEILDTLMNDFFKVETAVTHQLPQFFSGICVAVLCSILFLIINVKMGIATLIGLPISVLLLTLMQNFQKKIYLKTKKMRIKEEEDINEYLDAIKTLKAYNSLDDTLIKLEEDIDNSRNANIKSEKGVGSLTTIASMILRIGLPLMSLVGSYLFINGSLEIDTFLMFLFVGTRIFDPLELALVNYTGLQMASVSGERIINLLNAKPMSGNSDVNESNKIEICDVSFSYKESKVIDNVSLDINENELTAFVGYSGSGKSTLIKLISRFYDPNEGTIKIGGVDLLTADPDKLMDKFSVVFQDVYLFKDTIYNNIKFGNEDASKDEIMNAAKMAGAYDFIVKKDDGFDTMIGQGGATLSGGEKQRISIARAILKNAPIILLDEATSSLDPENELIIQEAISNLIKNKTVVVVAHKLRSVMGADKIVVLNKGKVEEVGKHEELIKNEGLYKDLWNYQEKSKEWKIVQ; encoded by the coding sequence ATGATAAGAAATATTACATTAGGAAAGATGAATAATATAAGAAAATCAATTATTTTAAATGTTTTGGCATCTATTTCCAACCTTATACCATTTATTGCTTTGGCGAAAATTGTAGAAACACTATTTTTAAATAGAGGTTCAGATAGTATAGATACGAGCCTTTTATGGAAGTATTTTGGGATAATGGCAGTATTTTTCTTAATAACATTCTTATTGGAAAATTTAGCCACAAAATATACCTATGAACTTGGATACAAGACAAGTGCAGATGGAAGAATAGAGCTTGCAGACCACATAAGAAAACTGCCAATAGGTTATATTTCAGGGAAAAGTTCAGCAGAGATCTTAGATACATTAATGAATGATTTTTTCAAAGTTGAAACGGCAGTAACTCATCAATTACCTCAATTTTTCAGTGGTATATGTGTAGCGGTTCTTTGCTCAATATTATTTTTGATAATTAATGTAAAAATGGGAATAGCAACTCTTATTGGACTACCTATTTCTGTTCTACTTCTTACACTCATGCAAAACTTTCAGAAAAAAATTTATTTGAAAACAAAGAAAATGAGGATAAAAGAGGAAGAAGATATAAACGAATATTTGGATGCCATTAAGACTCTAAAAGCTTATAACAGCTTAGATGATACATTAATAAAACTTGAAGAAGATATAGATAACTCAAGAAATGCAAATATTAAGAGTGAGAAAGGGGTTGGTTCATTAACTACTATAGCAAGTATGATTTTAAGAATAGGACTTCCTTTGATGAGTTTAGTTGGTTCCTATTTATTTATAAATGGATCTTTGGAAATTGATACATTTTTAATGTTCTTATTTGTAGGCACAAGGATTTTTGATCCCTTGGAGCTTGCACTTGTAAATTATACAGGTCTACAAATGGCATCAGTTTCAGGAGAGAGAATCATTAACTTACTTAACGCTAAACCTATGTCAGGAAATTCCGATGTAAACGAAAGCAACAAAATTGAAATCTGCGATGTTTCATTTTCTTACAAGGAATCTAAGGTTATCGATAATGTTTCATTAGACATTAATGAAAATGAATTAACTGCTTTTGTTGGTTACTCTGGCTCTGGAAAATCTACACTAATTAAATTAATTTCCAGATTTTATGATCCTAATGAAGGGACAATTAAAATTGGTGGAGTAGATTTGCTAACAGCCGACCCTGATAAATTAATGGATAAATTTTCTGTTGTTTTTCAAGATGTGTATCTTTTTAAAGACACAATTTATAACAACATAAAATTTGGAAATGAAGATGCAAGTAAAGATGAAATCATGAATGCTGCAAAAATGGCAGGAGCTTATGACTTTATAGTCAAAAAAGATGATGGATTTGACACTATGATTGGACAAGGAGGAGCGACTCTGTCTGGAGGTGAGAAACAAAGAATATCAATAGCGAGAGCAATATTAAAAAATGCACCAATAATACTACTTGATGAAGCAACATCTTCACTTGATCCTGAAAATGAACTTATTATACAGGAAGCAATATCAAATTTAATTAAAAATAAAACAGTTGTGGTTGTAGCTCATAAATTAAGGAGCGTAATGGGAGCTGATAAAATTGTTGTTTTAAACAAAGGAAAGGTAGAGGAAGTTGGGAAGCATGAAGAACTTATAAAAAATGAAGGACTATATAAAGACTTATGGAATTATCAAGAAAAGTCTAAAGAATGGAAGATTGTACAGTAA
- a CDS encoding type IV toxin-antitoxin system AbiEi family antitoxin domain-containing protein, translating to MNTLKEYIQENLIITNKEAEELGYTRHNLSELTKIGQLERLRPGLYQLKGKIIDDFVLISSNSNRIIFSNQTALYLHDLSDRTPNVFHISVPQGYNASHIKKRYEDLQVHYVKKDLYELGKIEIKSPQGNLIPVYDIERTICDIIIDREKIDKHIFTEAIKRYFKSPNKNLRRLIKYSRLFKIEDEIRKYMEVLSKI from the coding sequence ATGAATACACTTAAAGAGTATATACAAGAAAATTTAATAATAACTAACAAAGAAGCAGAAGAACTTGGATATACTAGGCATAATTTATCAGAATTAACAAAAATCGGACAATTAGAAAGATTAAGACCAGGACTATATCAATTAAAAGGAAAAATAATAGACGATTTTGTTTTAATATCATCCAATAGTAATCGAATAATATTTTCCAATCAAACAGCCCTATATCTCCACGACCTATCAGATAGAACTCCAAATGTATTTCATATATCTGTACCCCAAGGCTATAATGCAAGTCATATCAAGAAAAGATACGAAGATCTACAAGTTCACTATGTAAAAAAAGATTTATACGAACTAGGAAAGATAGAAATAAAATCACCACAAGGCAACCTTATTCCAGTTTATGATATTGAAAGAACAATATGCGATATCATAATCGACAGAGAAAAAATAGATAAGCATATTTTTACAGAAGCCATAAAAAGATACTTTAAATCACCAAATAAAAATCTAAGACGACTCATAAAATACAGCAGACTATTTAAAATAGAAGATGAAATTAGAAAATATATGGAGGTATTATCAAAGATTTAA
- a CDS encoding ABC-three component system protein, protein MNRTNYFNYIEEKLNTLAYRIEVRSKLNLLELNIHSENFFANLCNIIFGLELENLNFSYQNIDGIDLIDHKNKVVVQVSSTCTKTKIENSLSKNVYTKYKDYKYKFMSISKDAPSSLKNKTFQNPYSMQFNPKQDIWDIGLLLKKTLNQTVSKQRCLYDFIKAELGQDVDCVKIESNLAKVINILAEETLDINAGSPEINSFAIEDKILFNDLEDAKDIIDEYKIFYHRLDEIYSEFDREGKNKSFSVLQEIRRQYIELNRLNYTPTDIFYEIINCVMKVIIGSSNYIEIPMEELQLCTDILVVDAFIRCKIFNNPEGYNHVITR, encoded by the coding sequence GTGAATAGGACAAATTATTTTAATTACATAGAAGAAAAATTAAATACGCTAGCATATAGAATAGAAGTGAGAAGTAAACTAAACCTTTTGGAACTTAATATCCATTCTGAAAATTTTTTCGCCAATTTGTGTAATATTATTTTTGGTTTAGAATTAGAAAATTTAAATTTTTCATACCAAAATATAGATGGTATAGATTTAATAGATCATAAAAATAAAGTTGTTGTGCAAGTTTCTTCAACCTGTACAAAAACAAAAATTGAAAATTCTCTAAGCAAAAATGTATATACTAAGTACAAAGATTATAAATACAAGTTTATGTCTATTTCTAAGGATGCACCTTCTTCTCTAAAAAATAAAACTTTTCAAAATCCATATAGTATGCAATTTAATCCAAAACAAGATATATGGGATATTGGGTTACTTCTTAAAAAAACTTTAAATCAAACAGTTTCTAAGCAAAGGTGTTTATATGATTTTATAAAAGCTGAGTTAGGGCAGGATGTTGATTGCGTTAAAATTGAGTCAAATTTAGCCAAAGTTATTAACATTTTAGCAGAGGAGACACTTGATATTAATGCTGGTTCTCCAGAAATCAACTCTTTTGCTATAGAGGATAAAATTTTATTTAATGATTTAGAAGATGCTAAAGACATAATTGATGAGTATAAAATTTTTTATCACAGACTTGATGAAATATACAGTGAGTTTGATAGAGAGGGTAAAAATAAAAGTTTTTCTGTATTACAGGAGATTAGAAGGCAGTATATAGAATTAAATAGATTAAATTATACTCCTACAGACATTTTTTATGAAATAATTAATTGTGTTATGAAAGTTATAATTGGAAGTAGTAATTATATAGAAATACCGATGGAAGAACTACAATTGTGTACGGATATACTGGTTGTAGATGCTTTTATTAGATGTAAAATATTTAATAATCCGGAGGGATATAATCATGTTATTACCAGATAA